One window from the genome of Candidatus Kuenenbacteria bacterium encodes:
- the lgt gene encoding prolipoprotein diacylglyceryl transferase, producing the protein MFLHTLHPSPVLFDFGFAKIHWYGLLISISIIIGAWLGRKLFRRHKLSDHLFFDLAFYVIIFGFLGARLWHVFSEFSYYLVHPFDIIKIWQGGLAIHGAIIGGAVFIYFYYRKHRGQFKEINFLLLLDIFAPLVALGQALGRFGNYFNQELYGRPTDLPFAIPINFTNRLAGYENFEYFQPIFLYESLWCFLIFILLIFLHRRRLLIPCHSTNLPPYQPGAIFSLYLILYSFGRFLVGFLRIDPQLFFAGLRLDQWVSMVLFLVGCYFLFKSIKNSPKITTK; encoded by the coding sequence ATGTTTCTCCATACACTTCACCCTTCTCCTGTTCTTTTTGATTTTGGTTTTGCCAAGATTCACTGGTATGGCCTTTTGATTTCTATCTCTATAATTATCGGCGCTTGGTTGGGAAGAAAGTTATTTCGCCGCCACAAATTGTCAGATCATTTGTTTTTTGATCTGGCTTTTTATGTGATTATTTTTGGCTTTCTGGGCGCCCGTCTCTGGCATGTATTTTCTGAATTTTCATATTATCTTGTTCATCCTTTTGATATTATAAAAATCTGGCAAGGCGGCCTGGCTATTCACGGCGCCATTATTGGCGGGGCTGTTTTTATTTATTTTTATTATCGAAAACACCGTGGGCAATTTAAAGAAATAAATTTTCTATTACTCCTAGATATTTTTGCGCCGCTTGTCGCTTTGGGGCAGGCGCTCGGCCGCTTTGGCAATTATTTCAATCAGGAGCTTTACGGCCGACCGACTGATTTGCCTTTTGCTATTCCCATTAATTTTACCAACCGTTTGGCTGGCTACGAAAATTTTGAATATTTTCAGCCCATATTCTTGTATGAGAGTTTGTGGTGTTTCTTGATTTTTATTCTGCTTATTTTTTTACACCGCCGGCGTTTATTAATTCCCTGCCACTCTACAAACCTGCCACCCTACCAACCTGGTGCTATTTTTTCTCTTTATTTGATCCTCTATTCCTTTGGTCGTTTTCTGGTTGGCTTTCTACGCATTGACCCCCAGCTGTTTTTTGCCGGTTTGCGCCTAGATCAGTGGGTGAGTATGGTATTATTTTTAGTGGGTTGTTATTTTCTTTTTAAAAGTATCAAAAACAGCCCAAAAATCACCACCAAATAA
- a CDS encoding thioredoxin domain-containing protein, with protein sequence MLPESITPPQKKSSSSRSPWFIFLFGLVLGVAIFSTYHYLRLSKKTTAPTEENKVVSFNIGDTDHIWGKKDAKITMVVFGDFTCPYCREYFVTLEEFIKNRSDKMRIVWKHLPLSLQSVGSVSSATAAECAGEQNKFWEYATDLYKNQDKLSPEFYEEAAVGLGLDKDIFSACVSSGKYDAKIQADYNEAIIKGVDGAPASFLNGRYLPGALPLEQLEALIDPLLK encoded by the coding sequence ATGTTACCAGAATCAATTACTCCCCCCCAAAAAAAATCGTCTTCCAGCCGTTCGCCTTGGTTTATTTTTCTCTTTGGTTTGGTTTTGGGTGTTGCCATTTTTTCCACTTATCATTATCTGAGATTATCAAAAAAAACAACCGCTCCAACCGAGGAAAATAAAGTAGTCTCATTTAATATTGGCGACACGGACCATATCTGGGGCAAAAAAGATGCCAAAATAACCATGGTCGTTTTTGGCGATTTCACTTGCCCTTATTGTCGGGAATATTTTGTCACCCTAGAAGAATTTATCAAAAACCGCTCTGACAAAATGCGTATTGTTTGGAAGCATTTACCCCTGAGCTTGCAAAGTGTCGGTTCTGTTTCCTCAGCCACGGCCGCTGAATGTGCCGGAGAACAAAACAAATTTTGGGAATATGCTACTGATCTTTATAAAAATCAGGATAAGCTCAGCCCAGAATTTTATGAAGAGGCCGCCGTTGGCCTAGGCCTGGACAAAGATATTTTTTCCGCCTGTGTGTCGAGCGGCAAGTATGATGCCAAGATCCAAGCTGATTATAATGAGGCTATTATTAAAGGGGTAGATGGCGCACCGGCCAGCTTTTTGAACGGCCGCTATCTGCCAGGCGCTTTGCCTCTTGAACAACTAGAAGCTCTGATCGACCCACTCCTAAAATAA
- a CDS encoding NrdH-redoxin, giving the protein MYMQIKIYSTPMCPYCHMLKDYLKGKGIQFEDINVATDEAAAEEMVKKSGQMGVPVSIIAKDDSTEEVIVGFDKARLNQILGIN; this is encoded by the coding sequence ATTTATATGCAGATAAAAATCTATTCCACTCCCATGTGCCCCTATTGCCACATGCTCAAAGACTATCTCAAGGGCAAGGGTATTCAATTTGAAGATATTAATGTGGCCACTGACGAGGCCGCGGCCGAAGAAATGGTAAAAAAATCTGGCCAGATGGGCGTGCCAGTGTCTATCATAGCCAAAGATGACAGTACCGAAGAGGTTATCGTTGGTTTTGACAAGGCGCGCCTCAATCAAATTTTAGGTATCAATTAA